The DNA window GTCGTTCTAGTTTCTATAGTAAAATTAAAGTTCTAACAGACCAAGCTCCGGCTGACTTTATCCGAACAATACGGTTAACCCATGCTGCGAAGCTGCTTAAGAGCAAAAGATTTAATATAACAGAAGTTGCAGATATGACAGGTTTCAGTGACGCCAAATATTTCAGGGAAGTATTTAAAAAGCATTATAAAATGAATCCAAGTAAATACATGAACGAAGGATAATTGAAACAGCATTATATTCAGGTTTCCCAAAAACAAAGAGAATATGCTTTCTTTTAAAGAATATTAATCCAAAACAAAACAGTTCACACTGCTTGATAGATATATAGTAATGAGTAAAATAAAAACGCGTAACTTCAATTCTGAAGTTACGCGTTTTTATTTTACTCATTTATTCAAATTAAGCATGTCTTAATGCATAACTTTTCTCAGAGTTTAATCTTTTTGCTTTTCATTTTTGATTCATTATGCAACCTGTCGAGCGCTGTAACCACATAACGATACTTCACCTTACCTGTATCATAAGGCAGTTTATAATAGCAAGTTCTTGTTACAGCTACAATCTTTGAAGGATCATTCAGATTCACTTTTTCCTTATTTTCAAAGCGATATACACAATAGTTAAATGCTTTATCCATTTCATCTTTCGCTTTTGGTTCTTTCCACATCAGAATATAGCCATCCTCAGTCCAGATTGCTTTCAAACCTCCTACATTTTTGGGAGCCTTATCATCCATAAAGGTAAATACAGGAGGAAGAGCCGGATAACATTGATAAGTATTAGCTAAAACAGTCAACGAGTTACCAGGATTACCAAGTAAGGCTTTTCCACTCCAGAAACAATTTCCCATCACATTAGGAGTAGTACGTGATAGTTGCATTTTTCTTGGGAGCTGATTTATATCCGGTTTATTAAGGTCTGCAAATTTAGCAGTACGTTCTATATCTTGTCCAATAAAGAAAGGACGATCGTATGAATAAGTAGCCCACCAATTCACTAAAGTTTCATGATCAGCTGCTTTGTTTCCTATTTCCCAATATATTTGTGGAATATTATAATCTACCCAACCATTGCGAATCCACAAAAGCACATCTGCATACAGTTCATCATAGTTCTGCAAACCATTAGTCTCACTACCTATACCATCAAGCGTATTTTTCTTATTGCGATAAATACCAAAAGGAGAAACACCAAACTTCACCCATGGCTTTATTTCGCGTATAGTTTCATGTAATTCTCTAATCAGGCAACTAACATTATTTCTACGCCAATTGTCTTTCTGACCTTCAAAGCCACCAGGAACACCATAGGTCTGAAATGCCTCTTCGTCAGAAAATTCTTTTCCTGCAATAGGATAAGGATAGAAATAATCGTCCATGTGAATTGCGTCTACATCATAACGAGACACAATATCTTTCATCACTTTATTTATAAATTCACGAGATTGAGGTAATCCTGGGTTAAAGAAGCGTTGATTGCCATATACAACAAACCACTCCGGATGTTGATAGTAAATATGTGTTGGAGCCAACTTTGAACTAATATTCAATTGTACACGGTAAGGATTAACCCATGCATGAAACTCCATACCTCTCTTATGACATTCATCTATAACAAAAGCCATTGGATCAAAATCATCGGATGGTTCTACACCTTGAGTTCCTGTAAGGAAACGGCTCCAAGGTTCTAATTTGGAAGGATAAAACGCATCCGCTTCGGGACGAACCTGAAACAAGACAGCATTGATTCCTGCCTTTTGGAAAGTGTTGAGTTGACCAATCAGGTAGGTTTTAAATTCGTTTGTTGATTTTCCGGTATAATCTCCGTTGATAGTGTGTAACCATACTCCTCGAAATTCGCGTTTCGGCAAATTATGTGCAATAGTGTAGAGCGAACAGCAAACCATCAGGAAGGTTGCCAAAAAAGTCTTTATCTTCATTCTTATAGTTTTGTTATGTTATACACATACAAAGATATGTAATATTTTGTATTTATCAAGTTGACAACTACCTTAATAAATTAATGATTCATATAAGCATTCCTTTGCACTATGCCGTTTTTTATTTACTTTTGCAGATTCTTTCAAAACAGCTTATGTCTCAAGAAAAATATATATCTGTAAAAGGTGCACGCGTCAATAATCTAAAGAATATTGATGTAGATATTCCTCGCAATAAATTAGTTGTAATCACAGGATTGTCCGGCTCAGGAAAGTCATCACTTGCTTTCGATACGCTTTATGCGGAAGGGCAAAGACGATATGTGGAAAGTCTAAACAGCTACGCACGTCAGTTTTTGGGAAGAATGACAAAGCCCGAATGCGACTTTATTAAAGGTATCCCTCCCGCCATCGCTATTGAACAAAAAGTAAATAGTCGGAATCCTCGCTCTACAGTAGGAACTTCAACTGAAATATATGAATATCTGCGTTTGCTTTATGCCCGCATAGGAAAAACTTATTCACCCATATCCGGTACTCTTGTAAAAAAGCATCAGGTTGAAGACATCATCAGCTGTATGCTTTCATATCCGGAAGGAACACGTTACGTAATTCTCACTCCCATCCTTTTACGCAAAGGAAGAACAATGAAAGAGCAACTCGAAATGGACCTTAAACAAGGGTTTAACAGAGTTGAATTAA is part of the uncultured Bacteroides sp. genome and encodes:
- a CDS encoding family 10 glycosylhydrolase, which gives rise to MKIKTFLATFLMVCCSLYTIAHNLPKREFRGVWLHTINGDYTGKSTNEFKTYLIGQLNTFQKAGINAVLFQVRPEADAFYPSKLEPWSRFLTGTQGVEPSDDFDPMAFVIDECHKRGMEFHAWVNPYRVQLNISSKLAPTHIYYQHPEWFVVYGNQRFFNPGLPQSREFINKVMKDIVSRYDVDAIHMDDYFYPYPIAGKEFSDEEAFQTYGVPGGFEGQKDNWRRNNVSCLIRELHETIREIKPWVKFGVSPFGIYRNKKNTLDGIGSETNGLQNYDELYADVLLWIRNGWVDYNIPQIYWEIGNKAADHETLVNWWATYSYDRPFFIGQDIERTAKFADLNKPDINQLPRKMQLSRTTPNVMGNCFWSGKALLGNPGNSLTVLANTYQCYPALPPVFTFMDDKAPKNVGGLKAIWTEDGYILMWKEPKAKDEMDKAFNYCVYRFENKEKVNLNDPSKIVAVTRTCYYKLPYDTGKVKYRYVVTALDRLHNESKMKSKKIKL